The sequence GTGGCTAAGGAAGCCTAATGACAGTTGCACCGCAGCATGATGCTTTATCAGCCTCGGCCATCCATTCTACGGATCAGGCCTTGAACCATGTGATTATCGAGTTTTATGAAAAATTATCATCGTGGGAGCATGCTATTGTGCGGGATAAAGGTTTTAGCCTATCGCAGGTTCACACTATTGAATTATTGGGGGTGCACGGCGCGATGCGGATGAAGGAACTCGCCGATAAAATTGGGGTAACGACCGGTACGCTTACGGTGCAAATCGATAAGATGGTGGAATCTCAATGGGTGATGCGCCGCCCGCACGAAACCGATAGGCGCTCGATTTTGGTTGAGTTAACCGAAAAGGGCCAAGCACTCTTCCTTGAACATGATGCGCTGCATTTGCAACTCACCACGGATTTGACCGCTAAGATGAGTGCAGAAGAGCGAAGCCTACTGCTAAATTTGCTCACGCGGATGAACCAAGAGTTTTAATGGTTTGATTAAGCGCCTTCAACGGCGCTTTTTTTATGGCATAACAGCTGCAATATTTTTCTATTCATTCTCGATTAATCGTTTCTAATTACAACACCTTATCTTTTGTTACATTCTTGTTGGATTAAAAGTTGAACTCAAAGTCAATTAAGGTAATGTAGAGCAGAAATTGAGATAGGCTCTGTTTAAGGACTCTATTTAAGGACTCGGTTTAAAAAGGAATAACATGAATCGTAAATTACTGCCTTGGTGCATTGCTGGTGTACTCACTATGACTGCTCAAGTCCACGCACAAGAAGACAAGTATATTTGGCTCGAAGAGGTTGAAGGCGCAAAGCCTATGGAATGGGTTAAGACCCAAAATGCCGCTTCTGCCGCTGAAATTAAAGCCTTTAAAGGTTTCGATACCTTAGTCGCCAACAGCCTCGCTATCCTTAACGATAAAGAGCGTATTCCCTACGCCACCCATATTGGCGATAAGCTGTATAACTTCTGGAAGGACGATACCCATGTGCGGGGGATTTACCGTCGCACGACGATGGAAGAATACGCTAAGGTAGATCCCAAGTGGGAAACTGTGCTCGATGTCGATGCTTTGGGTAAGTCGGAATCCGTAAACTGGGTGTTTAAGAGCATTGATTGCCAATATCCCGATAATCAGCGCTGCTTTGTGTCTTTATCCCGTGGCGGCGCCGATGCGGTGGAAGTGCGTGAATTTGATTTAACCACTAAAGATTTTGTGCCAGTAAAAGAGAAGCCATTCTTTTTAAAAGAAGCGAAATCTAGCCTAAGTTGGATAGATAAAGATCATGCATTTGTCGGCACCGACTTTGGCGATGGCCAAAGCATGACTGACTCAGGTTACCCCCGCGTCGTGAAGTTATGGCAACGTGGTACCCCACTTACCAACGCTAAGACGATTTTTAGTGGAGATAAAACCTCTGTCGCGGTATCGGGTTGGGTGATGTTTGACGATAAAACCCCGCTCAGCCTTGTCACAGAAGCACATACCTTTTATACCGCGACGCAGTATGTTTACCAAGACGGCAAACTGATTAAGCTACCCATCCCACAAGATGCTGAGATTAAAGGTTATTTCCAAGGTAAGTTGTTTATTGAGCTAAAGAGTGACTTAGCAACGCCTGCGGCGACATTCAGCCAAGGCGCTGTGGTGTACGCTAATGTGGCCGATTTAATTGCCCAAAAAGCCTCCTTCACTGAATTTGTGAGCCCAACCCCGACAGCATCTATTGCGCAGCTAAGTTTCAGTAAGAGCGCGATTTTTGTTAATTGGCTCGATAACGTAAAAAGCAAATTGGTGCGTTATGAGCAAGATGACAAGGGCACATGGCAAAGCATGCCAGTCCCCTTTGAGGCCAATGG comes from Shewanella oneidensis MR-1 and encodes:
- a CDS encoding MarR family winged helix-turn-helix transcriptional regulator, coding for MTVAPQHDALSASAIHSTDQALNHVIIEFYEKLSSWEHAIVRDKGFSLSQVHTIELLGVHGAMRMKELADKIGVTTGTLTVQIDKMVESQWVMRRPHETDRRSILVELTEKGQALFLEHDALHLQLTTDLTAKMSAEERSLLLNLLTRMNQEF
- a CDS encoding prolyl oligopeptidase family serine peptidase, producing MNRKLLPWCIAGVLTMTAQVHAQEDKYIWLEEVEGAKPMEWVKTQNAASAAEIKAFKGFDTLVANSLAILNDKERIPYATHIGDKLYNFWKDDTHVRGIYRRTTMEEYAKVDPKWETVLDVDALGKSESVNWVFKSIDCQYPDNQRCFVSLSRGGADAVEVREFDLTTKDFVPVKEKPFFLKEAKSSLSWIDKDHAFVGTDFGDGQSMTDSGYPRVVKLWQRGTPLTNAKTIFSGDKTSVAVSGWVMFDDKTPLSLVTEAHTFYTATQYVYQDGKLIKLPIPQDAEIKGYFQGKLFIELKSDLATPAATFSQGAVVYANVADLIAQKASFTEFVSPTPTASIAQLSFSKSAIFVNWLDNVKSKLVRYEQDDKGTWQSMPVPFEANGALTVMDMERDSDDFFVNYTSFLEPSSLYTVNAKALKPQKIKGMPQQFAADKFKTKQYFATSKDGTKVPYFVVMAKDLKLDGRNPTLLYGYGGFEVSLRPAYSATIGKNWLEQGGVYVLANIRGGGEYGPAWHQAALKQNRHKAYEDFEAIAEDLIARKITSSKHLGIQGGSNGGLLMGAAFTRRPDLYNAVVCQVPLLDMYRFNKLLAGASWMGEYGNPDIPQEWDYIKTYSPYHNLHKDVHYPKVFFTTSTRDDRVHPGHARKMVAKMKDMGIDVLYYENIEGGHAGAADNNQAAELNSMAFAYLLQQLK